The following are from one region of the Amycolatopsis sp. QT-25 genome:
- a CDS encoding DUF5997 family protein, with amino-acid sequence MTSQKTPQTMKPATAAKKLGVYLEATPAEFQEGVVSRDELNTLQAEPPEWLRELRRTGPHPRPVIAAKLGISISGLARGGITEALTTEQIDEIKTAAPDWLKRERETHAEVRKEEARVKAARSES; translated from the coding sequence ATGACGTCGCAGAAAACCCCTCAAACGATGAAGCCCGCGACAGCGGCGAAGAAGCTGGGTGTGTACCTGGAGGCAACCCCGGCGGAGTTCCAGGAGGGGGTCGTCTCCCGCGACGAACTGAACACGCTGCAGGCCGAACCGCCCGAGTGGCTGCGGGAGCTCCGCCGCACGGGGCCGCACCCGCGGCCGGTCATCGCGGCGAAGCTGGGCATCTCCATCAGCGGCCTGGCGCGCGGCGGGATCACCGAGGCCCTCACCACCGAGCAGATCGACGAGATCAAGACCGCCGCCCCGGATTGGCTGAAGCGGGAGCGCGAGACCCACGCCGAGGTCCGCAAGGAAGAGGCGCGGGTCAAGGCCGCCCGTAGCGAAAGCTAG
- a CDS encoding substrate-binding domain-containing protein, producing the protein MGKDMAIVGFDNDEESAYSLPSLTTIAPDRAAIARTAAHLLRRRIAGGSDLEPEDGPTSFSLEIRNSTIVRHRN; encoded by the coding sequence ATGGGCAAGGACATGGCGATCGTCGGCTTCGACAACGACGAGGAAAGCGCGTACAGCCTGCCCTCTCTCACGACCATCGCGCCGGACAGGGCGGCGATCGCGCGGACCGCGGCCCATCTGCTGCGGCGGCGTATCGCGGGCGGGAGCGACCTCGAACCGGAAGACGGCCCAACGTCGTTCTCGCTGGAGATCCGGAACAGCACGATCGTCCGACACCGCAACTAG
- a CDS encoding DUF2252 domain-containing protein: MAGVVERIRERGEDDRQTRIVEVLVEAFEDLMHADADAFRRKFRKMAAAPFAFYRGSACLFYADMAHEHDPWANEKTGRVWIQGDLHAENFGSYMDSSGTLVFDVNDFDEAYLGCFTWDLKRLAASVALLAWSKAISDDDIETLIGTYLRAYVKQVREYAERPGDELVRLQLDSTEGVLHDILLRARLKTRIGLLDELTSVEDYDRRFRHGPGVRVLERAEHDVATTAFESYLDTIPEHKRFGSITYRVKDIVGRTGFGIGSAGLPAYNILVEGRTQALENDVVLSMKQGNVAAPSRIVAEKSIREYFANEGHRTAVSQRALQAHADPWLGYTEIDGTGFVVSELSPYVDDLDWSELTEPSEMGPVLGHLGRATAKMHCVSDADSEQTLVDFQSEEAIAGAIGDREDEFVRELTEFGMGYAEQSREDHRLFVDAFRGGKIPAVRPAAEG; encoded by the coding sequence ATGGCAGGTGTGGTCGAGCGGATCCGTGAGCGCGGCGAGGACGATCGGCAGACGCGGATCGTCGAAGTGCTGGTGGAGGCCTTCGAAGACCTCATGCACGCGGACGCCGACGCGTTCCGCCGCAAGTTCCGGAAGATGGCGGCCGCCCCGTTCGCCTTCTACCGGGGTTCGGCGTGCCTGTTCTACGCGGACATGGCACACGAGCACGATCCGTGGGCGAACGAGAAGACCGGCCGGGTGTGGATCCAGGGCGATCTGCACGCCGAGAACTTCGGCAGCTACATGGATTCGTCCGGAACGCTGGTGTTCGACGTCAACGATTTCGACGAGGCTTACCTCGGATGCTTCACCTGGGACCTCAAACGGCTGGCCGCCAGTGTCGCACTGCTGGCGTGGAGCAAGGCGATCTCCGACGACGACATCGAGACACTGATCGGCACTTATCTGCGCGCCTACGTCAAGCAGGTCCGCGAGTACGCCGAGCGGCCCGGCGACGAACTCGTCCGGCTCCAGCTCGACAGCACCGAGGGCGTCCTGCACGACATCCTGCTCAGAGCCCGCCTCAAGACCCGGATCGGTCTGCTCGACGAGCTGACCAGCGTGGAGGACTACGACCGCCGGTTCCGGCACGGGCCGGGCGTGCGGGTGCTCGAGCGGGCCGAACACGACGTCGCGACCACGGCGTTCGAGTCCTATCTGGACACGATCCCGGAGCACAAGCGGTTCGGCAGCATCACCTATCGCGTGAAGGACATCGTCGGCCGGACCGGCTTCGGCATCGGCTCGGCCGGGTTGCCCGCGTACAACATCCTCGTCGAAGGCCGGACACAGGCACTCGAAAACGACGTCGTCCTGTCGATGAAACAAGGGAACGTGGCGGCGCCCAGCCGGATCGTGGCCGAGAAGAGCATCCGCGAGTACTTCGCCAACGAGGGGCACCGCACCGCCGTGTCCCAGCGCGCGTTGCAGGCGCACGCCGATCCTTGGCTCGGGTACACGGAGATCGACGGGACGGGGTTTGTCGTCTCGGAGTTGTCGCCCTACGTCGACGACCTGGACTGGTCGGAGCTGACCGAGCCGTCGGAGATGGGGCCGGTGCTCGGCCATCTCGGCCGGGCCACCGCGAAGATGCACTGTGTGTCCGATGCGGACTCCGAGCAGACACTGGTCGATTTCCAGAGCGAAGAGGCCATCGCCGGGGCCATCGGTGATCGCGAGGACGAGTTCGTCCGCGAGCTGACCGAATTCGGGATGGGCTACGCCGAGCAGTCGCGGGAGGATCACCGGTTGTTCGTGGACGCCTTCCGCGGTGGGAAGATCCCCGCCGTCCGGCCCGCCGCGGAGGGCTGA
- a CDS encoding serine hydrolase domain-containing protein yields the protein MTVRKGVVVLTVAGLMGAAWTTAADAAPAKGPELQKGLDSLVRQEKFPAALAYVADGRRTASLVAGSSRIDRQVPVPRDGTVRAGSNTKTFTAVAVLQLVAEGKVELDTPIEKYLPGIVRGEGIDATKITVRQLLQHTSGLPNYTEYLGLENFEQVQHRYVPNHELLAAALSHPAKFAPGTKWEYSNTGYLLAGMLIEKVTGRPLHEQITERVIKKAGLKHTYWPQVGDQTIQGRHPQGYAIGNAATGKVIDATELDPSWGGAAGQLISTPSDLGKFFRVLLEGRLLPAPQLAEMRKTVDAPLFPGTKYGLGLMSNPLSCGGVYWGHGGDIHGFETRGGATEDGRTVGLAVTAMPGTFGDTEKGANAVMATVDTAFCK from the coding sequence ATGACAGTACGCAAGGGTGTCGTGGTCCTGACGGTGGCGGGGCTGATGGGCGCCGCGTGGACCACGGCGGCGGACGCGGCCCCGGCCAAGGGGCCCGAGCTGCAGAAAGGCCTCGACTCGTTGGTGCGTCAGGAGAAGTTCCCGGCTGCCCTCGCCTACGTGGCCGATGGAAGACGTACGGCGTCGCTGGTCGCGGGTTCCTCGCGGATCGATCGCCAGGTGCCCGTGCCACGGGACGGCACCGTGCGGGCGGGCAGCAACACCAAGACGTTCACGGCGGTCGCCGTCCTGCAACTGGTGGCCGAGGGCAAGGTGGAGCTGGACACGCCGATCGAGAAGTACCTTCCCGGGATCGTGCGCGGTGAGGGCATCGACGCCACCAAGATCACCGTCCGGCAGCTGTTGCAGCACACCAGCGGGTTGCCGAACTACACCGAGTACCTCGGGCTGGAGAACTTCGAGCAGGTGCAGCACCGGTACGTGCCGAACCACGAACTGCTCGCCGCGGCCTTGAGTCATCCGGCGAAGTTCGCCCCGGGCACCAAGTGGGAGTACAGCAACACCGGCTATCTGCTGGCGGGCATGCTGATCGAGAAGGTGACCGGACGCCCGCTCCACGAGCAGATCACCGAACGCGTGATCAAGAAGGCCGGTCTGAAGCACACCTATTGGCCGCAGGTCGGCGATCAGACCATCCAGGGACGGCATCCGCAGGGTTACGCCATCGGCAACGCCGCCACCGGCAAGGTGATCGACGCGACCGAGCTGGACCCGTCCTGGGGCGGCGCCGCCGGGCAGCTGATCTCGACGCCCAGTGATCTCGGCAAGTTCTTCCGGGTACTGCTCGAAGGCAGGCTGCTGCCCGCCCCTCAGCTGGCCGAAATGCGGAAGACGGTCGACGCGCCCCTGTTCCCGGGAACGAAATACGGCCTCGGCCTGATGAGCAACCCGCTCAGCTGCGGCGGCGTGTACTGGGGGCACGGCGGGGACATCCACGGCTTCGAAACCCGCGGTGGGGCAACGGAAGACGGCCGCACCGTGGGACTCGCGGTGACCGCGATGCCGGGCACCTTCGGCGACACGGAGAAGGGTGCCAATGCGGTCATGGCCACTGTGGACACCGCATTCTGCAAGTGA
- a CDS encoding LysR substrate-binding domain-containing protein, giving the protein MTGPDTPVSFKLAYVPGVTPSKWVRIWNERSPDVPLELVQTTAAEAATLVREREVDAVLLRLPIEREGLHAIPLYTETTVVVVPKDHLVAAADEVSVDDIADDVVLHPLDDTLDWERPAGKPALERPATTADAVELVAAGVGVLVVPQSLARLHHRRDLTYRPISGTPESGVALSWPDEETSDLMEQFIGIVRGRTVNSTRGRQPAPEKQTPEKKAPAKSKRPQTAGRRPQPGQRGAAKGGKRRRRG; this is encoded by the coding sequence ATGACCGGCCCGGACACACCCGTCTCCTTCAAGCTCGCGTACGTCCCCGGCGTGACGCCCTCGAAGTGGGTCCGGATCTGGAACGAGCGGTCGCCCGACGTCCCGCTCGAGCTCGTCCAGACGACCGCGGCCGAGGCCGCCACGCTGGTGCGGGAGCGCGAGGTGGACGCCGTCCTGCTGAGGCTGCCGATCGAGCGCGAGGGACTGCACGCGATCCCGCTCTACACCGAGACGACCGTCGTGGTCGTCCCCAAGGATCACCTGGTCGCCGCCGCGGACGAGGTCTCCGTCGACGACATCGCCGACGACGTCGTGCTGCACCCGCTCGACGACACGCTGGACTGGGAGCGGCCGGCGGGGAAACCCGCGCTGGAACGCCCCGCCACCACGGCGGACGCCGTCGAGCTGGTCGCCGCCGGTGTCGGGGTCCTGGTCGTCCCGCAGTCGCTAGCCCGGCTGCACCACCGGCGTGACCTGACCTACCGTCCGATCTCCGGCACCCCCGAATCCGGCGTCGCGTTGTCCTGGCCGGACGAAGAGACCTCCGACCTGATGGAACAGTTCATCGGGATCGTCCGCGGCCGGACCGTCAACAGCACCCGGGGTCGGCAGCCGGCCCCGGAGAAGCAGACACCGGAAAAGAAGGCGCCGGCGAAGAGCAAGCGCCCGCAGACCGCCGGCCGGAGACCGCAGCCTGGACAGCGCGGAGCGGCCAAGGGCGGCAAGCGCCGCCGCCGGGGCTAG
- a CDS encoding ABC transporter ATP-binding protein produces MNAGGASALKLESVSKVYGSGDGAVTALNGVTVEVRRGTFTAVMGPSGSGKSTFLHCAAGLDKPSSGRVLLGDTELSRMREKALTELRRTRVGFIFQAYNLLPSLNVVQNITLPMRLAGKKPDPRWLREIVEGVGIAKRLEHRPSELSGGQQQRVAIARALVTRPEVVLADEPTGALDTRTARQVLDLLRSIVDGMGQTVLMVTHDPVAASAAHGVLFLADGKLAGHLQGPTPERVAERMTHLGEW; encoded by the coding sequence ATGAATGCAGGGGGCGCGAGCGCCTTGAAGCTGGAATCCGTGAGCAAGGTCTACGGATCCGGTGACGGCGCGGTCACGGCGTTGAACGGGGTGACCGTCGAGGTGCGCAGAGGGACGTTCACCGCGGTGATGGGGCCGTCGGGTTCGGGCAAGAGCACCTTCCTGCACTGCGCGGCAGGGCTGGACAAGCCGAGTTCGGGCCGGGTGCTGCTGGGGGACACGGAGCTGAGCCGGATGCGCGAGAAAGCGCTCACCGAGCTGCGGAGGACCCGCGTCGGGTTCATCTTCCAGGCCTACAACCTGTTGCCGTCGTTGAACGTGGTGCAGAACATCACCTTGCCGATGCGGCTGGCGGGGAAGAAGCCGGACCCGCGGTGGCTGCGCGAAATCGTCGAGGGAGTCGGGATCGCGAAGCGGCTCGAACACCGCCCGTCGGAGCTGTCCGGCGGCCAGCAGCAGCGGGTCGCGATCGCCCGCGCGCTGGTCACCCGGCCGGAGGTCGTCCTCGCCGACGAGCCGACCGGCGCGCTGGACACCCGCACCGCACGCCAAGTGCTCGATCTACTTCGCTCCATTGTAGACGGCATGGGGCAGACAGTGCTGATGGTCACCCACGACCCGGTCGCGGCCTCGGCGGCGCACGGCGTGCTGTTCCTCGCCGACGGCAAGCTGGCGGGCCACCTTCAGGGGCCGACACCCGAACGGGTCGCCGAGCGCATGACCCACCTCGGGGAGTGGTGA
- a CDS encoding FtsX family ABC transporter permease, which yields MWHLAWQTIKTRLSGFVGAFIAILCGTALVAGCGVLMESGLRAGVPTQRYADAAVVVGGKQAVDPPGTGPLETQQVAEQASVPVTLAGKISALPGVRGVVTEQSFPANVVAADGTALNGPEGGRSLGHNWDAAALAPFSLREGRAPAGADEVVLDAELAARGGASVGRPVKVAIRSTPVEFRVSGIAAPKSGDGFSRQSAVFFSPEKAVELAGAPGQAHAIGVLADPGVTPGDLADRIREAVGTDTVTVTTGVERSTVEFLDVSQTRMLLMALAGSFGGFALLIAVFVVASTLALVINQRRREFALLRAVAATPQQIRKLIGAETMLVAVVAGVLGSGLGVAVGFGLRNAFGAIGVIPPDFELAISPIPLVAAFVLGLGTARLAAWSASRRPSSIRPVEALGEAAVERRELGRVRVVVGLALVVAGFGGSMVPIFVRGDAGLAASGGSSLLIVIGLAVVSPKVVAVMTRLIAPVLNRTSRISGYLAAANNQANSRRLAAAVTPVMLAVSFALTMFYSQTSAAAARQEETVESTTADHVLASGTGGLSPEVAEAARRIPGVAAATPVVRTEVINTVQEQESLRVERYAAHGLDGDQVRGNLDLGIVSGKITDLTGNTVAMSEAEADWYDKKIGDEVEFYHGDGAPAKLRLVATYTRDQAFGRYVLPAELARAHTGDRMDDSVLVREQPDADSATVTAALNDLANRYPGLVVTPGSAVAAPDGGQQQAQFYVNLVAVGVILGYVVISVANTLVMSTAQRSREFALLRLIGTTKRQVIRMMRFEALATVGVAALLGTVVAGIPLVLLNLGLRGTPLPSGTVTVFGGVIAGAILLGLVSLGLATRVALRAKPIEAIGLRE from the coding sequence ATGTGGCATTTGGCATGGCAGACGATCAAGACCCGCCTGAGCGGCTTCGTCGGCGCGTTCATCGCGATCCTCTGCGGGACGGCGCTGGTCGCCGGCTGCGGTGTCCTGATGGAATCCGGTCTGCGGGCGGGTGTCCCGACCCAGCGGTACGCCGACGCGGCGGTCGTCGTGGGCGGCAAGCAGGCGGTCGACCCGCCCGGCACCGGTCCGCTCGAGACCCAGCAGGTCGCCGAGCAGGCTTCGGTGCCGGTGACGCTCGCCGGGAAGATCTCCGCGCTGCCGGGGGTCCGCGGCGTGGTGACGGAACAGAGCTTCCCGGCCAACGTGGTGGCGGCCGATGGCACGGCGCTCAACGGGCCGGAAGGCGGCCGGTCCTTGGGCCACAACTGGGACGCCGCCGCGCTGGCGCCGTTCTCGCTGCGTGAGGGCCGTGCGCCCGCCGGGGCCGACGAGGTGGTCCTGGACGCCGAGCTGGCCGCCCGGGGCGGGGCGTCGGTCGGGCGGCCCGTGAAGGTCGCCATCCGCTCGACCCCGGTGGAGTTCCGGGTCTCGGGGATCGCCGCCCCGAAGTCGGGAGACGGCTTCAGCCGGCAGTCCGCGGTGTTCTTCTCACCGGAGAAGGCCGTCGAACTCGCCGGAGCACCCGGCCAGGCGCACGCGATCGGGGTGCTGGCGGACCCGGGTGTGACGCCGGGTGACCTCGCCGACCGGATCCGCGAAGCGGTCGGCACCGACACGGTGACGGTGACGACCGGGGTCGAGCGCAGCACGGTCGAGTTCCTCGACGTCAGCCAGACCCGGATGCTGTTGATGGCGCTCGCGGGCTCGTTCGGTGGCTTCGCGCTCCTCATCGCGGTGTTCGTCGTGGCCAGCACCCTGGCGCTGGTCATCAACCAGCGTCGCCGGGAGTTCGCGTTGCTGCGGGCGGTCGCGGCGACTCCCCAGCAGATCCGCAAGCTCATCGGCGCCGAGACGATGCTGGTCGCGGTGGTCGCCGGGGTGTTGGGCAGCGGCCTCGGCGTGGCGGTGGGCTTCGGGCTGAGGAACGCCTTCGGGGCCATCGGCGTGATCCCGCCCGACTTCGAACTGGCGATCAGCCCGATCCCGCTCGTCGCCGCGTTCGTGCTCGGCCTCGGCACGGCCCGGCTGGCCGCGTGGTCGGCCTCGCGGCGCCCGTCGTCGATCCGCCCGGTGGAGGCACTCGGCGAAGCCGCGGTGGAACGGCGTGAACTCGGCCGCGTGCGGGTCGTCGTCGGGCTCGCGCTCGTGGTGGCCGGTTTCGGCGGTTCGATGGTCCCGATCTTCGTCCGCGGTGACGCGGGGCTCGCGGCTTCCGGGGGTTCGTCGCTGCTCATCGTGATCGGGCTGGCCGTGGTCAGCCCGAAGGTGGTCGCCGTCATGACCAGGCTGATCGCCCCGGTGCTCAACCGGACGTCGCGGATCAGCGGCTACCTCGCCGCCGCGAACAACCAGGCCAACTCGCGCCGCCTCGCCGCCGCGGTGACGCCGGTGATGCTGGCGGTCTCGTTCGCGCTGACGATGTTCTACAGCCAGACCTCCGCGGCCGCCGCGCGGCAGGAGGAGACGGTCGAGTCGACCACCGCGGACCACGTGCTCGCCAGTGGCACGGGCGGGCTCTCGCCGGAGGTCGCCGAGGCGGCACGGCGGATCCCCGGGGTCGCCGCCGCGACCCCGGTGGTGCGCACCGAGGTGATCAACACGGTGCAGGAGCAGGAAAGCCTGCGCGTCGAGCGGTACGCGGCGCACGGACTGGACGGCGACCAGGTGCGCGGCAATCTGGATCTGGGCATCGTCTCGGGCAAGATCACCGACCTGACCGGGAACACCGTGGCGATGAGCGAAGCGGAAGCCGACTGGTACGACAAGAAGATCGGCGACGAGGTCGAGTTCTACCACGGAGACGGCGCTCCGGCGAAGCTGCGGCTGGTCGCCACCTACACCCGCGACCAGGCCTTCGGTCGCTACGTGCTGCCCGCGGAGCTGGCCAGGGCGCACACCGGTGACCGGATGGACGATTCGGTGCTCGTGCGGGAGCAGCCCGACGCGGATTCCGCGACCGTGACCGCCGCCCTGAACGACCTCGCGAACCGTTATCCGGGGCTGGTCGTGACGCCGGGGTCGGCGGTGGCCGCGCCCGACGGCGGGCAGCAGCAGGCCCAGTTCTACGTGAACCTGGTCGCGGTCGGCGTGATCCTCGGCTACGTCGTGATCTCGGTGGCCAACACGCTGGTGATGAGCACGGCGCAGCGCTCGCGGGAGTTCGCGCTCCTGAGGCTGATCGGCACCACGAAGCGACAGGTCATCCGGATGATGCGGTTCGAAGCACTGGCCACGGTGGGGGTCGCGGCACTGCTGGGGACCGTGGTGGCGGGGATTCCCCTGGTGCTGCTGAACCTCGGCCTGCGCGGAACGCCGCTGCCGTCCGGAACGGTGACCGTCTTCGGCGGGGTCATCGCCGGGGCGATCCTGCTCGGGCTGGTCTCGCTCGGCCTCGCCACCCGCGTGGCGCTGCGGGCGAAGCCGATCGAGGCGATCGGCCTCCGCGAATAA
- a CDS encoding DUF1206 domain-containing protein — protein sequence MEIKSDLPDTTDILLRPDLVESGPLGKDRPMRDSKTFDLIARGGLICYAVVHLLVAWLAAQVALGDKAKADKAGALQMVVAEGGAWLLWLIAAGLAVLALWQLSEAIIGHRHVEARRRTVRRIVSGIEVVLYGLVSYSAVKIAVAGADDGQGSFVAGLLAKSYGQVLVTCAGVAVVAVAVFLAQRGFRKTFVRELDFGGASRSARTTTIRLGQIGWIALSAAYGTIGVLTIIAAVTFDPAKASGLDAALKTLAAQPYGGPMLLVLASGIAAFGAFALLDARFRKI from the coding sequence GTGGAGATCAAGAGTGATCTGCCCGACACAACGGACATATTGCTCCGGCCGGACCTGGTGGAAAGCGGTCCCCTCGGCAAGGATCGCCCGATGCGCGACAGCAAGACGTTCGACCTGATCGCCCGAGGCGGGCTCATCTGCTACGCGGTCGTGCACCTCCTCGTCGCATGGCTCGCGGCGCAGGTCGCACTCGGCGACAAGGCGAAGGCGGACAAGGCGGGCGCGCTGCAGATGGTGGTCGCCGAGGGCGGCGCGTGGCTGCTCTGGCTGATCGCGGCCGGGCTGGCCGTGCTGGCGTTGTGGCAGCTCAGCGAGGCGATCATCGGCCACCGGCACGTGGAGGCGAGGCGGCGGACGGTGCGCCGGATCGTCAGCGGGATCGAAGTCGTGCTGTACGGTCTCGTGTCCTACAGCGCGGTGAAGATCGCCGTCGCGGGCGCGGACGACGGGCAGGGCTCGTTCGTCGCCGGGCTCCTCGCGAAGTCGTACGGACAGGTTCTGGTCACCTGCGCCGGGGTGGCCGTGGTCGCGGTGGCGGTCTTCCTCGCCCAGCGCGGATTCCGGAAGACCTTCGTTCGCGAGCTCGACTTCGGCGGCGCCTCCCGGTCCGCCCGGACCACGACGATCCGGCTCGGGCAGATCGGCTGGATCGCGCTCTCCGCCGCGTACGGCACCATCGGCGTGCTGACGATCATCGCCGCGGTCACCTTCGACCCGGCCAAGGCGAGCGGCCTCGACGCCGCACTGAAGACGCTCGCCGCCCAGCCGTACGGTGGCCCGATGCTCCTCGTGCTCGCGTCCGGGATCGCCGCGTTCGGCGCGTTCGCGCTGCTGGACGCGCGTTTCCGCAAGATCTGA
- a CDS encoding antibiotic biosynthesis monooxygenase — translation MSEDKGFYSIIEYAVDGPETQAALVEAFAEIQDRWVRFHPGYVSARFHASVDGTRVVNVVSWASEADYRHFEETSDTAGRLAAIQAALDGLPGEVESRVSANPRYRVVRETKPGPRR, via the coding sequence ATGAGCGAGGACAAGGGTTTCTACTCGATCATCGAGTACGCCGTGGACGGACCGGAGACCCAGGCGGCGCTGGTGGAGGCCTTCGCCGAGATCCAGGACCGCTGGGTCCGGTTCCACCCCGGCTACGTCTCGGCGCGGTTCCACGCGAGCGTGGACGGGACGCGGGTCGTCAACGTCGTCAGCTGGGCCAGCGAGGCGGACTACCGGCATTTCGAGGAGACGTCGGACACCGCGGGCAGGCTCGCGGCCATCCAAGCGGCACTCGACGGCCTGCCCGGCGAGGTCGAGTCACGGGTGAGCGCGAATCCGCGCTACCGCGTCGTCCGGGAGACCAAGCCTGGCCCGCGACGGTAA